In one Thermosipho ferrireducens genomic region, the following are encoded:
- a CDS encoding rhomboid family intramembrane serine protease, producing the protein MFPLYDTIPSRKKPYITYAIIVVNVLVFLYELSLRGYQLDLFFYNYGVIPLRYTWKIAPSLKLMAYWRAIEPSITSGSLVPLISHMFIHGGWSHIIGNMWFLWIFGDNIEDRMGHFKYFLFYLSGGIFAMFFYTLFNLYSPYPMIGASGAVSAVMGAYFVQFYYSKIVTLVIWFIPFLIEIPAIVYLFFWFLFQVLNGTFSNITGSGVAYWAHVGGFIYGMVIGRMVRKRYYW; encoded by the coding sequence ATGTTTCCGTTGTATGATACAATCCCAAGTAGAAAGAAACCGTATATAACTTACGCTATAATAGTGGTAAATGTTCTCGTTTTTTTGTATGAATTATCTCTCAGGGGATATCAACTTGATCTGTTTTTTTATAATTACGGTGTAATACCTCTCAGATATACGTGGAAGATAGCACCTTCTTTAAAATTAATGGCCTATTGGAGAGCTATTGAACCTTCCATTACTTCTGGATCCCTTGTGCCGCTAATTTCACATATGTTTATTCATGGTGGATGGTCACATATAATAGGTAATATGTGGTTTTTATGGATTTTTGGAGATAATATAGAGGATCGTATGGGACATTTTAAATATTTTCTTTTTTATCTTTCCGGTGGAATTTTTGCGATGTTTTTTTACACACTTTTTAATCTTTATTCTCCTTATCCAATGATAGGTGCTTCTGGGGCAGTGTCTGCTGTTATGGGGGCTTATTTTGTTCAGTTTTATTATTCAAAGATTGTGACGCTTGTGATATGGTTTATACCTTTTTTAATTGAAATTCCTGCGATTGTGTATTTATTTTTCTGGTTTCTATTTCAGGTTCTTAATGGAACTTTTTCCAATATAACAGGAAGCGGTGTGGCTTATTGGGCACATGTTGGGGGATTTATTTACGGAATGGTAATAGGCAGAATGGTTAGAAAAAGATACTATTGGTGA
- a CDS encoding asparaginase has protein sequence MGKVVIVTTGGTIAMVKEREGVVPYDKGNILISEIPELRDIPGLDKIELYEFANIPSPHMTPADMWRLSKLVDEILEDEEVAGVVVTHGTDTLEETSYFLDLTLKSEKPVVCTAAMRNIGELGTDGPRNVLSSVRTVLSPQAYGMGVMVCLNDEIHAAREVTKTYTSNVATFDSPGYGPLGIVDEDVVIFNRKSLTRERILTDKIEEKVALIKTFTGDNGSVLKAAAQMGYRGIVLEGFGRGNVPPDVADAVGEVIKMGIPVVITSRCFKGRVYPVYAYKGGGADLRKMGAIMSEHPIGQKAKIKLMIVMGKTTDIEEIRTYFERTIKRRTIEHG, from the coding sequence ATGGGAAAAGTGGTTATTGTAACAACAGGTGGAACTATTGCCATGGTGAAAGAGCGAGAAGGAGTTGTTCCATACGATAAAGGTAACATTCTCATAAGTGAAATCCCGGAATTAAGAGATATACCAGGACTTGATAAAATAGAATTGTATGAGTTTGCAAATATACCCAGTCCTCATATGACCCCGGCTGACATGTGGCGCCTTTCAAAATTGGTGGATGAAATTTTAGAAGATGAAGAAGTTGCAGGAGTTGTGGTAACTCATGGAACAGACACTCTTGAAGAAACTTCTTACTTTCTTGATCTTACGTTGAAGAGTGAGAAACCTGTGGTATGTACAGCGGCTATGAGAAACATAGGTGAACTTGGCACAGATGGGCCAAGGAATGTTCTTTCTTCGGTTAGAACAGTTCTGTCACCGCAAGCGTATGGGATGGGTGTAATGGTCTGCCTTAATGATGAAATACACGCTGCAAGAGAAGTTACCAAAACATACACAAGTAACGTAGCAACTTTTGACTCTCCAGGATATGGCCCGCTTGGTATTGTCGATGAGGATGTAGTGATTTTTAACAGAAAATCTCTTACAAGAGAAAGAATACTAACAGATAAAATAGAGGAAAAGGTTGCGCTTATAAAAACGTTTACAGGTGATAATGGCTCAGTTTTAAAAGCAGCAGCGCAAATGGGATATCGGGGAATAGTACTTGAAGGCTTTGGACGAGGAAATGTTCCGCCAGATGTAGCTGATGCTGTTGGGGAGGTTATAAAAATGGGGATTCCTGTAGTTATTACTTCGAGATGTTTTAAAGGAAGAGTCTATCCAGTATATGCATATAAAGGTGGAGGAGCTGATTTGAGGAAAATGGGGGCTATAATGAGTGAACATCCTATTGGCCAGAAAGCGAAAATAAAACTTATGATTGTAATGGGAAAAACAACTGATATAGAGGAGATTAGAACATATTTTGAAAGAACGATTAAGAGGAGGACTATAGAGCATGGTTAG
- a CDS encoding AI-2E family transporter produces MVRLSNRKLAAVYVAGYAVLMFVLFLLFDTILNVFIFTLISTLIVSLIAKFLNFFKIKGKISIIIAILIYFFIIVYGIILTVPAATKQIGNFVTTLNKVFDSQAWAEYFSNNPELLESVNSVMAWVKPKLNELMNFVLDTVAKGTPTFFTTMFYTIILTIYILLYSGWLKKSLPNLFPRRTRKILSDFMEKLYLALSSFVDVIVINAVITALAFYLVSSVYFPDSAIILSFWAGVTNLIPIVGVFFEYIPVFLFSLTLGLKGFILMNVFVVMIHLGLFIIFVNVMKLHLNVNPVLMIVSIIVVNQIFGLVGAFFAVPLLIFVAAFWEEFVKPEFER; encoded by the coding sequence ATGGTTAGACTAAGTAACCGAAAACTTGCTGCTGTTTATGTAGCAGGTTATGCGGTGTTAATGTTTGTTCTTTTTCTTTTATTTGATACTATTTTAAATGTTTTCATTTTCACACTAATATCTACTTTAATAGTGTCTTTAATTGCTAAATTTCTGAATTTTTTCAAGATAAAGGGAAAGATTTCAATTATAATAGCCATTCTAATATATTTTTTTATAATAGTTTATGGTATAATATTAACAGTTCCAGCGGCAACAAAGCAAATAGGAAACTTTGTTACCACTTTAAATAAGGTATTTGATAGTCAGGCATGGGCAGAATATTTTAGTAACAATCCTGAGCTTTTGGAAAGTGTAAACAGCGTGATGGCATGGGTGAAACCAAAGCTTAATGAGCTTATGAATTTTGTTCTGGATACAGTTGCTAAAGGAACCCCGACATTTTTTACTACCATGTTCTATACCATTATTCTTACCATTTATATTCTTCTGTACTCTGGTTGGCTTAAAAAATCGTTGCCCAACCTATTTCCCAGAAGGACTCGCAAAATATTATCCGACTTTATGGAAAAACTTTATTTAGCTTTGTCAAGTTTTGTAGATGTAATAGTCATAAACGCAGTAATAACAGCTCTGGCCTTTTATCTTGTTTCCTCTGTATATTTTCCAGATAGTGCTATAATTCTTTCTTTCTGGGCTGGAGTGACAAATTTGATACCAATAGTTGGAGTGTTTTTTGAATATATTCCTGTGTTTTTATTTTCTTTAACTCTGGGGTTGAAAGGTTTTATCCTGATGAATGTTTTTGTGGTTATGATACACCTTGGATTGTTCATAATATTTGTTAATGTTATGAAGTTACATCTTAATGTGAATCCAGTTTTGATGATTGTCTCAATAATTGTTGTTAATCAAATTTTCGGGCTTGTTGGGGCGTTTTTCGCTGTTCCGTTGTTAATTTTTGTGGCTGCTTTCTGGGAAGAATTTGTTAAGCCAGAATTT